A DNA window from Sporosarcina sp. ANT_H38 contains the following coding sequences:
- the ribE gene encoding riboflavin synthase, whose product MFTGIIEEIGTVSAVRSATNSLQLAIRCTKVLSDVEKGDSLAVNGVCLTVSDFSSNQFTADVMPETVKATTLQTLRTGSSVNLERAMAANGRFGGHIVSGHVDGTGEIVSVRQKENAVYMEISIATELLKYLVPKGSVTVDGTSLTVFGVTGSGFIISLIPVTQDDSIIGRKRAGDRVNVECDMLAKYIERLMTTNKENSTGGLTMDTLIASGFLS is encoded by the coding sequence TTGTTTACTGGAATTATTGAAGAAATAGGAACAGTTTCAGCGGTTAGGTCAGCGACGAATTCATTGCAACTAGCAATTAGGTGCACCAAAGTGCTCAGCGATGTGGAAAAAGGCGATAGCCTGGCAGTGAACGGTGTTTGTTTGACGGTATCAGATTTCTCAAGCAATCAATTTACAGCTGATGTCATGCCTGAAACTGTTAAAGCGACAACTCTTCAAACATTGCGTACGGGAAGTTCAGTTAACTTGGAGCGTGCTATGGCGGCGAATGGTCGTTTTGGTGGACATATAGTCAGTGGACATGTTGATGGCACTGGCGAAATCGTTTCGGTTAGACAAAAAGAAAATGCAGTCTACATGGAGATTAGTATCGCAACTGAATTATTGAAGTATTTAGTTCCGAAAGGTTCTGTAACTGTGGATGGAACTTCGCTTACTGTCTTTGGTGTGACAGGTAGTGGATTTATTATTTCACTGATTCCGGTTACCCAAGACGACTCAATCATTGGCCGAAAGCGGGCAGGGGATCGTGTGAACGTAGAATGTGATATGCTCGCAAAATATATAGAACGACTAATGACTACCAATAAAGAGAATTCAACTGGTGGTTTAACAATGGATACTCTTATCGCCAGTGGGTTCCTTAGTTGA